DNA sequence from the Mustela erminea isolate mMusErm1 chromosome 15, mMusErm1.Pri, whole genome shotgun sequence genome:
TGAATTGAGAGAGCTAGCTCTTGGAAGGGAAATCAGCAGTGAGTTTGTGCATGTCTGACCTTCTGCTATTACTAATCTGATTTGACCACAAAAGTATCCTATTAGATCTTTGCTATTGTTATCATATGCATATTattatataaagtgaaaaacTCTTTTCTGAAGATACTACATCTGGCATTGCTTTTGACCTGTTCATCAGGTGGTCTGAAATGTCATTGGTATGTGAAATTGAAATGGGTTGAGCCAGTATGCCCTCTTAAACtttggaaagggggaaaaaaaagtttgaactGTAAAGTTAACTATCTTTCCATTCCTTGCAGGTTTGGAAGGTTTACAGTAGCTGCTCTTCAGTCCAAAGTAGAACAGCATGAACGTGAAACCAATCGCCTCAAGAAAGCCCTGGAACGAAGTGATAAGTATATAGAGGAACTAGAATCTCAAATTTCACAGCTAAAAAATTCAAGTGAAGAGAAGGAAGCTATGAATTCCATTTGCCAGAGAGCACTTTCTACAGATGGCAAAGGGAGCATAGGCAACGAGGAGGATATGACATCAAAGAATCAAGGTGATGGTGCCAGAAAGCCGCTTGGCTCATCCACCTCAAGTTCTCACCTGGCAAAACCTTCTAGCAGTTCTGCCAGGCAGGAAAGCACCAGCAAAACAGAACCAAATTGTTCCAAGAACAAAGACCTATATCAAAAACAAGTGGAAATAATGTTAGATGTGACAGATACAAGCATGGATACTTATTTAGAAAGAGAATGGGGTAATAAGCCAAGTGATTGTATACCCTACAAAGATGAAGAACTTTATGATCTTCCAGCTCCTTGTACCCCTTTGTCCCttagttgccttcagctcagtacTCCAGAAAATAGAGAGAGCTCTGTAGTCAAAGCAGTAGGTTCCAAAAAGCACTCGAACCATCTTAGAAAATTGGTGTTTGATGATTTTTGTGATTCTCCGAATGTTTGTAATAAAGATTCATCAGAAGATGatagaagtgaaaatgaaaagaaatcagaatgttTTACTTCCTCAAAGACAGGGTTTTGGGACTGTTGTTCCACAAGCTATGCCCAAAACTTGGATTTTGAAAGCTCAGAGGGGAACACAATAGCAAATTCTGTtggagaaatttctttaaaattaggtGAGAAATCAGGCTCCTGCTTATCTAAGAGGTTGAATTCTATTCGCTCGTTTGAAATGAATCGGACGAGAACATCCAGTGAAGCATCCATGGACGCAGCTTACCTTGACAAAATCTCCGAGTTGGATTCGATGATGTCGGAATCAGATAATAGCAAGAGCCCTTGTAATAACGGTTTTAAGTCAGTGGACTTAGATGTGTTATCAAAGTCCTCTCAAGGCAGTGAATTTCTTGAGGAGCCAGATAAGTTGGAGGAAAGAACTAAGCCAAACCTTTCCAAAGGTTCTCTAACTACTGATCAgttagaaaatggaaatgattggAAACccacttcttttttcctcctctctccatctgaccaagaaatgaatgaagatttttctctccataCCGGTTCTAACCCAGGAACTAATGAAATC
Encoded proteins:
- the OBI1 gene encoding ORC ubiquitin ligase 1; the protein is MAQTVQNVTLSLTLPITCHICLGKVRQPVICINNHVFCSICIDLWLKNNSQCPACRVPITPENPCKEIIGGTSESEPMLSHTVRKHLRKTRLELLHKEYEDEIDCLQKEVEDLKSKNLSLESQIKTILDPLTLMQGNQNEDKHPVAENPSKIDPETVAEWKKKLRTANEIYEKVKDDVDKLKEANKKLKLENGGLLRENLRLKAEVDNRSPQKFGRFTVAALQSKVEQHERETNRLKKALERSDKYIEELESQISQLKNSSEEKEAMNSICQRALSTDGKGSIGNEEDMTSKNQGDGARKPLGSSTSSSHLAKPSSSSARQESTSKTEPNCSKNKDLYQKQVEIMLDVTDTSMDTYLEREWGNKPSDCIPYKDEELYDLPAPCTPLSLSCLQLSTPENRESSVVKAVGSKKHSNHLRKLVFDDFCDSPNVCNKDSSEDDRSENEKKSECFTSSKTGFWDCCSTSYAQNLDFESSEGNTIANSVGEISLKLGEKSGSCLSKRLNSIRSFEMNRTRTSSEASMDAAYLDKISELDSMMSESDNSKSPCNNGFKSVDLDVLSKSSQGSEFLEEPDKLEERTKPNLSKGSLTTDQLENGNDWKPTSFFLLSPSDQEMNEDFSLHTGSNPGTNEIKPPSCLFQTEFSQGVLLSSSHRLFEDQRFGSSLFKMTSEMHGLHNHLQSPWSTSFVPEKRNKNTNQSTKRKIQSSLSNASPSKATKS